AGTTCCAGAACCGTACCGGGAAGGTCGCCCCTGAGCATGGCCGCTTGAGCCGCTACGGCACCATGACGCTTGACGAGATCAAAGAGCTGCCGGTGGCGGACATCACCGAAGAACCTGCCCACCTGTACCTCTGGGTGCCCAATGCGCTGCTTCCTGAAGGTATCGAGGTGCTGAGGGCGTGGGGGTTCGAGTACAAGTCCAACATCGTCTGGCACAAGATCAGGAAGGATGGCGGCCCAGACGGGCGCGGCGTGGGGTTCTACTTCCGCAACGTGACCGAGTTGGTGTTGTTTGGAGTGCGTGGCAAGAATGCCCGCACGCTTCAGCCGGGGCGGACCCAAGTCAACTTCCTGGCGACCAGGAAGCGGGAGCATTCGCGCAAGCCTGACGAGT
This portion of the Deinococcus grandis genome encodes:
- a CDS encoding MT-A70 family methyltransferase; the encoded protein is MTASDDLLKRCNGQKFRTILADPPWQFQNRTGKVAPEHGRLSRYGTMTLDEIKELPVADITEEPAHLYLWVPNALLPEGIEVLRAWGFEYKSNIVWHKIRKDGGPDGRGVGFYFRNVTELVLFGVRGKNARTLQPGRTQVNFLATRKREHSRKPDEFYDIVEACSPGPRLELFARGSRPGWTTWGNQADEYTPTWATYSNHSQASRDVDGDDDKGMPVAL